The Flavobacterium psychrotrophum region TAAAAGTTTCTGATTCAGCAAAGAAAAGGGCTATCATGCTTATGGAGGATGACGGCTTTAACGCAACTACAGATTATATAAGAGTAGGCGTAAAGAGTGGAGGATGTTCAGGATTGTCATACGAATTGAAATTTGACAATACACTGAGCGAAACCGACAAAGTGTTTGAAGATAATGGTGTTAAGATAGCTGTAGATAAAAA contains the following coding sequences:
- a CDS encoding HesB/IscA family protein, whose amino-acid sequence is MIKVSDSAKKRAIMLMEDDGFNATTDYIRVGVKSGGCSGLSYELKFDNTLSETDKVFEDNGVKIAVDKKSVLYLAGTILEFSGGLNGKGFVFNNPNASRTCGCGESFSL